GGTCGTCTGTATAAACGGAAGAAGACAATCCGAATACCGTATCGTTGGCCATGTCAATCGCTTCTTCAATAGTGCTGAAGGTAGTCATTGGCAGCACCGGACCAAAAATCTCTTCACGCATAATATCAGAGTCGTGCGAGACGTTTGTCAAAATGGTCGGCTTGTAGAAGAAGCCGGCATTCTGATCTGCGCGCTCCCCGCCTGTTGCAACGGTCGCTCCGTTCGCTACAGCATCTTTGACCATGCCTTCGACTGTCTCTAAGCGGTCCTGGCTAATCAACGGTCCCATCGTAACATCTTTGCTTTCTCTCGGATCGCCAAGTTTTGTCGCTTCGAATGCTTGAACCAGTTTTTGAGTGAATTCTTTCGCAACGCTTTCGTGGACATACAAGCGCTCGGCATTCGTGCACGCTTGCCCGCCGTTTGCGAGTCTTGATGTGGTGATGGCTTTTGCGGCCAGCTCCAAGTCGGCGTGTTGCGTGACGATAGCTGGGGCTTTACCACCAAGTTCGAGATTGACCTTGGTGATGTTTTGCGCTGCCGCTTCCATTACTTTCGTGCCAGCCGGCAAGCTGCCCGTCATGGTAATCATTTGGACCTTTTTGTGCGAGGCCAGCACGTTACCAATTTCAGAACCGGTGCCGGTCACGACATTGTAGACGCCTGCTGGAATTTCTTCCATTGCATCGACGAGTTTCGTGAATTCCATAGCAGTGTTCGGAGTTTGTTGGCTCGGCTTGATGACAATCGTGCAGCCTGTGACGAGCGCAGTCGCGACTTTCCTTGCCAAGATAAAGATCGGGAAATTCCAAGGAATGATGCCTGCTACGACGCCAATTGGCTTTTTGTATACTAAGATGTTTTCATTCGGACGGTCGCTTGGGACGATCTCCCCTTCGATGCGTCGTGCCCACTCTGACATATAATGGAAATAATCAATCGCGAGGTCGACTTCGCCACTCGCGAGTTCATAGTCTTTTCCTTGCTCTTCTTGCAATAAATCGATAAATTTGTCGCGATTTTCAGCAATTTTATCGCCCAGCTTACGGACGATTTTCCCGCGTTCGATGTTTGGCGTCAGTTCC
This is a stretch of genomic DNA from Planococcus maritimus. It encodes these proteins:
- the aldA gene encoding aldehyde dehydrogenase, which translates into the protein MRTHQMYVNGEYITSTGDEWIDIINPATEQVISKIPKGTEEDVNKAVEAAHQAQQAWELTPNIERGKIVRKLGDKIAENRDKFIDLLQEEQGKDYELASGEVDLAIDYFHYMSEWARRIEGEIVPSDRPNENILVYKKPIGVVAGIIPWNFPIFILARKVATALVTGCTIVIKPSQQTPNTAMEFTKLVDAMEEIPAGVYNVVTGTGSEIGNVLASHKKVQMITMTGSLPAGTKVMEAAAQNITKVNLELGGKAPAIVTQHADLELAAKAITTSRLANGGQACTNAERLYVHESVAKEFTQKLVQAFEATKLGDPRESKDVTMGPLISQDRLETVEGMVKDAVANGATVATGGERADQNAGFFYKPTILTNVSHDSDIMREEIFGPVLPMTTFSTIEEAIDMANDTVFGLSSSVYTDDLNEAMRVVNEMKFGETYVNRENFEAVQGYHAGMRQSGLGGADGKHGMEDFLATQVVYMQYKK